A DNA window from Pseudomonas wuhanensis contains the following coding sequences:
- the cysD gene encoding sulfate adenylyltransferase subunit CysD: MVDKLTHLKQLEAESIHIIREVAAEFDNPVMLYSVGKDSAVMLHLARKAFFPGKLPFPVMHVDTQWKFKEMYAFRDRMVEELGLDLLVHVNPEGVAQGINPLTHGSAKHTDIMKTEGLKQALDKYGFDAAFGGARRDEEKSRAKERVYSFRDTKHRWDPKNQRPELWNVYNGKVNKGESIRVFPLSNWTELDIWQYIYLEGIPIVPLYFAAERDVIEMNGTWIMIDDERLLNHLSDEDKARIVKKKVRFRTLGDYPLTGAVESEATSLTDIIQEMLLTRTSERQGRVIDHDGAGSMEEKKRQGYF; the protein is encoded by the coding sequence ATGGTCGACAAACTGACGCATCTGAAACAGCTGGAGGCCGAAAGCATCCACATCATCCGCGAGGTCGCCGCCGAGTTCGATAACCCGGTGATGCTGTACTCCGTCGGTAAAGACTCCGCCGTGATGCTGCACCTGGCACGCAAGGCATTCTTCCCGGGCAAACTTCCGTTTCCGGTGATGCACGTCGACACCCAGTGGAAGTTCAAGGAAATGTACGCGTTCCGCGACCGCATGGTCGAAGAGCTCGGCCTGGACCTGCTGGTGCACGTCAATCCCGAGGGTGTTGCGCAGGGCATCAACCCGCTCACCCACGGCAGTGCCAAGCACACTGACATCATGAAGACCGAAGGCCTTAAACAGGCACTCGACAAGTACGGCTTCGATGCGGCATTCGGTGGCGCCCGTCGCGACGAAGAGAAATCCCGGGCCAAAGAGCGCGTGTATTCCTTCCGTGACACCAAGCACCGTTGGGATCCGAAAAACCAGCGTCCCGAGTTGTGGAACGTCTACAACGGCAAGGTCAACAAGGGCGAATCGATCCGCGTATTCCCATTGTCGAACTGGACCGAGCTGGACATCTGGCAGTACATCTACCTCGAAGGCATCCCGATCGTGCCGCTGTATTTCGCCGCTGAACGCGACGTTATCGAGATGAATGGCACCTGGATCATGATCGACGACGAGCGCCTGCTCAATCACCTGAGCGATGAAGACAAGGCACGCATCGTCAAGAAGAAGGTCCGTTTCCGTACACTGGGCGACTACCCGTTGACCGGTGCGGTCGAGTCCGAGGCCACCAGCCTGACCGACATCATTCAGGAAATGCTCCTGACGCGAACTTCCGAACGCCAGGGCCGAGTCATCGATCACGATGGCGCCGGTTCCATGGAAGAAAAGAAACGTCAGGGTTATTTCTAA
- the cysN gene encoding sulfate adenylyltransferase subunit CysN, whose product MSHASDLISEDILAYLGQHERKEMLRFLTCGNVDDGKSTLIGRLLHDSKMIYEDHLEAITRDSKKVGTTGEDIDLALLVDGLQAEREQGITIDVAYRYFSTAKRKFIIADTPGHEQYTRNMATGASTCDLAIILVDARYGVQTQTRRHSFIASLLGIKHIVVAINKMDLNGFDESVFESIKADYLKFAEGIAFKPTTMAFVPMSALKGDNVVNKSERSPWYTGQSLMEILETVEIASDRNYTDLRFPVQYVNRPNLNFRGFAGTLASGIVHKGDEVVVLPSGKSSRVKSIVTFEGELEHAGPGQAVTLTMEDEIDISRGDLLVHADNQPQVTDAFDAMLVWMAEEPMLPGKKYDIKRATTYVPGSITSIVNRVDVNTLAEGPASSLQLNEIGRVKISLDAAIALDGYDSNRTTGSFIVIDRLTNGTVAAGMIIAQPLAHGSSTHHGKLAHVATEERAQRFGQQPATVLFSGLSGAGKSTLAYAVERKLFDLGRAVFVLDGQNLRHDLNKGLPNDRAGRTENWRRAAHVARQFNEAGLLTLAAFVAPSAEGREQARDLIGKERLLTVYVQASPTVCAERDPQGLYAAGGDNIPGESFPYDVPLDADLVIDTQSLSLEESVKQVLDLLRKRGAI is encoded by the coding sequence ATGTCGCACGCATCTGATTTGATCAGCGAGGACATCCTCGCCTACCTGGGCCAGCACGAACGCAAGGAAATGCTGCGCTTTCTGACCTGTGGCAACGTCGACGACGGCAAGAGCACCCTGATCGGGCGCCTGCTGCACGACTCCAAAATGATCTACGAAGATCACCTGGAAGCCATCACCCGCGACTCGAAAAAAGTCGGCACCACCGGCGAAGACATCGACCTGGCGTTACTGGTCGACGGCCTGCAGGCCGAGCGTGAGCAAGGCATCACCATCGATGTCGCCTACCGTTATTTCTCCACCGCCAAACGCAAATTCATCATCGCCGACACCCCCGGCCATGAGCAGTACACCCGCAACATGGCCACCGGTGCCTCCACCTGTGACCTGGCGATCATCCTGGTGGACGCCCGTTACGGCGTGCAGACCCAGACCCGTCGCCACAGCTTCATTGCCTCGTTACTGGGCATCAAGCACATCGTTGTCGCCATCAACAAGATGGACCTCAACGGCTTCGACGAAAGCGTGTTCGAGTCGATCAAGGCCGATTACCTGAAGTTCGCCGAAGGCATCGCGTTCAAGCCGACCACCATGGCGTTCGTGCCGATGTCCGCGCTCAAGGGCGACAACGTGGTGAACAAGTCGGAGCGCTCGCCGTGGTACACCGGCCAGTCGCTGATGGAAATCCTCGAAACCGTCGAAATCGCCAGCGACCGCAACTACACCGACCTGCGTTTCCCGGTGCAGTACGTCAACCGTCCGAACCTGAACTTCCGTGGTTTCGCCGGCACCCTGGCCAGCGGCATCGTGCACAAGGGCGATGAAGTCGTTGTGTTGCCGTCGGGCAAGAGCAGCCGCGTGAAATCCATTGTCACCTTCGAAGGTGAGCTGGAGCACGCAGGTCCTGGTCAAGCGGTGACGCTGACCATGGAAGACGAAATCGACATCTCCCGCGGTGACTTGCTGGTGCATGCCGACAACCAGCCGCAAGTGACCGACGCCTTCGACGCCATGTTGGTGTGGATGGCCGAAGAGCCGATGCTGCCGGGCAAGAAGTACGACATCAAACGCGCCACGACTTACGTGCCGGGTTCGATCACCAGCATCGTCAATCGCGTGGACGTGAACACCTTGGCCGAAGGTCCCGCCAGCTCGCTGCAACTGAACGAGATCGGTCGGGTCAAGATCAGCCTCGACGCAGCCATCGCGCTGGACGGTTACGACAGCAACCGCACCACCGGTTCGTTCATCGTCATCGATCGACTGACCAACGGCACAGTTGCGGCCGGCATGATCATCGCTCAGCCGCTGGCGCATGGCAGCAGCACCCACCACGGCAAACTGGCTCACGTGGCTACCGAAGAGCGTGCCCAGCGCTTTGGCCAGCAACCGGCCACCGTGTTGTTCAGCGGCCTGTCGGGCGCCGGCAAAAGCACCCTGGCCTACGCCGTTGAACGCAAGCTGTTCGACCTGGGCCGCGCGGTGTTTGTGCTCGATGGCCAGAACCTGCGTCACGACCTGAACAAAGGTCTGCCAAATGATCGCGCCGGGCGTACTGAAAACTGGCGTCGTGCGGCGCACGTTGCGCGTCAGTTCAACGAAGCCGGTCTGTTGACCTTGGCAGCGTTCGTTGCACCGAGTGCCGAAGGTCGTGAGCAGGCCAGGGACCTGATCGGCAAGGAGCGTCTGCTGACGGTCTACGTCCAGGCCTCTCCGACGGTCTGTGCCGAGCGTGATCCGCAAGGTCTGTACGCGGCGGGTGGCGACAACATCCCGGGCGAATCCTTCCCGTACGACGTGCCGCTGGATGCCGATCTGGTGATCGACACCCAGTCGCTGTCGCTGGAAGAAAGCGTCAAGCAAGTGCTGGATCTGCTGCGCAAGCGTGGCGCGATCTAA
- a CDS encoding Nif3-like dinuclear metal center hexameric protein, which produces MAVALSTLVEEADRYLASAKIADYCPNGLQVEGRPQVMRIVSGVTASQALLDAAVEAQADLVLVHHGYFWKGENPCITGMKQRRLKTLLKHDISLLSYHLPLDLHPEVGNNVQLARQLDITVEGPLDPDNLKVVGLVGSLNEPMTPRDFARRVQEVMGREPLLIEGSEMIRRVGWCTGGGQGYIDQAVLAGVDLYLSGEASEQTFHSARENDISFIAAGHHATERYGVQALGDYLARRFALEHIFIDCPNPI; this is translated from the coding sequence ATGGCCGTCGCCCTGAGCACCCTGGTCGAAGAAGCCGACCGCTACCTGGCAAGTGCGAAGATCGCCGATTACTGCCCCAATGGTTTGCAGGTCGAAGGCCGGCCGCAGGTGATGCGCATCGTCAGCGGTGTTACCGCCAGCCAGGCGTTGCTGGACGCTGCGGTAGAGGCCCAGGCCGATCTGGTGCTGGTACATCACGGCTATTTCTGGAAAGGCGAGAACCCGTGCATCACCGGCATGAAGCAGCGCCGGTTGAAAACCTTGCTCAAGCACGATATCAGCCTGCTGTCTTATCACTTGCCGCTGGATCTGCACCCGGAAGTCGGCAACAACGTACAGCTTGCGCGGCAACTGGATATCACCGTCGAAGGCCCGCTGGATCCGGACAATCTGAAAGTCGTTGGCCTGGTCGGCTCGTTGAACGAACCGATGACCCCTCGCGATTTCGCCCGGCGCGTGCAGGAAGTCATGGGGCGCGAGCCGTTGCTGATCGAAGGCAGCGAGATGATTCGTCGGGTCGGCTGGTGCACCGGTGGCGGCCAGGGGTACATTGACCAGGCAGTGTTGGCCGGTGTCGACCTGTACCTCAGCGGCGAGGCCTCCGAGCAGACGTTCCACAGCGCCCGGGAAAACGACATCAGCTTCATCGCCGCCGGCCACCATGCCACCGAGCGTTACGGTGTGCAGGCTTTGGGTGATTACTTGGCGCGACGTTTCGCCCTCGAGCACATCTTCATCGATTGCCCGAACCCGATTTGA
- the algW gene encoding Do family serine endopeptidase AlgW → MLKALRFSGWPLLAGVLIALLIMQRYPEWVGLPSLDVNLQQAPQTLGLQQGPVSYADAVTTAAPSVVNLYTTKVVNKPSHPLFEDPQFRRFFGDNSPKQKRMESSLGSGVIMSPEGYLLTNNHVTSGADQIVVALKDGRETLARVIGSDPETDLAVLKIDLKNLPSITVGRSDNIRIGDVALAIGNPFGVGQTVTMGIISATGRNQLGLNNYEDFIQTDAAINPGNSGGALVDANGNLTGINTAIFSKSGGSQGIGFAIPVKLAMEVMKSIIEHGQVIRGWLGIEVQPLSQELAESFGLSGRPGIVVAGIFRDGPAQKAGLQLGDVILSIDGEPAGDGRKSMNQVARIKPTDKVTIQVMRNGKELKLTAEIGLRPPPAPIKEKEKE, encoded by the coding sequence ATGCTCAAGGCGCTGCGTTTTTCCGGCTGGCCGCTGTTGGCCGGCGTGCTTATCGCTCTATTGATTATGCAGCGTTACCCGGAGTGGGTCGGGCTACCGAGCCTGGACGTCAATCTGCAGCAAGCCCCGCAAACCCTCGGTCTGCAGCAGGGTCCGGTGTCCTATGCCGACGCGGTGACCACGGCCGCGCCGTCGGTGGTCAATCTGTACACCACCAAAGTGGTCAACAAACCCAGCCATCCGCTGTTCGAAGATCCACAGTTCCGCCGCTTCTTCGGCGACAACTCGCCCAAGCAGAAGCGCATGGAGTCGAGCCTCGGTTCGGGTGTGATCATGAGCCCGGAAGGTTACCTGCTGACCAACAACCATGTGACCAGCGGTGCCGACCAGATCGTGGTGGCGCTCAAGGATGGTCGTGAAACCCTGGCCCGGGTCATCGGCAGCGACCCGGAAACCGACCTCGCGGTGTTGAAGATTGACCTGAAAAACCTGCCGTCGATCACCGTCGGCCGTTCCGACAATATCCGCATCGGCGACGTGGCCCTGGCCATCGGCAACCCGTTCGGCGTCGGCCAGACCGTGACCATGGGCATCATCAGCGCCACCGGGCGCAATCAGCTCGGGCTGAACAACTACGAAGACTTCATCCAGACCGACGCCGCGATCAACCCCGGCAACTCCGGCGGTGCGCTGGTGGACGCCAACGGCAACCTGACCGGCATCAACACAGCGATCTTCTCCAAGTCCGGCGGTTCTCAGGGCATCGGCTTCGCGATCCCGGTCAAATTGGCCATGGAAGTGATGAAGTCGATCATCGAACACGGCCAGGTGATTCGCGGCTGGCTCGGCATCGAAGTACAACCGTTGAGTCAGGAACTGGCGGAATCGTTTGGTCTGTCCGGGCGTCCGGGGATTGTGGTCGCGGGGATTTTCCGTGACGGTCCGGCGCAGAAGGCCGGCCTGCAACTGGGCGACGTGATCCTCAGCATCGACGGTGAACCGGCTGGCGACGGCCGCAAGTCAATGAACCAGGTGGCGCGAATCAAGCCGACCGACAAGGTCACCATTCAGGTGATGCGCAACGGTAAAGAGCTCAAGCTCACGGCAGAAATCGGTCTGCGTCCGCCACCCGCGCCGATCAAGGAAAAAGAAAAAGAGTAA